The following proteins are co-located in the Eleginops maclovinus isolate JMC-PN-2008 ecotype Puerto Natales chromosome 1, JC_Emac_rtc_rv5, whole genome shotgun sequence genome:
- the mbd4 gene encoding methyl-CpG-binding domain protein 4 isoform X2 gives MDVYITSPQGQRFRSKPSLHAFLIKDGEGDLDIDLFDFTASKDDAVIASQLLPSRVKQKRRDKIHAGGEQETKEDATQILDPPPYKSKRASSYLKSKTKDGKVRSASVKSCIEAAPLTKEEDVKLQKSPQRSGQLRDKLLRLAPSNQHTVIVNKGEEADSRPSAPTLNVEPATESENEGEDERSSDELQIRSKGANKSNSELEADAEDEEEEVLLPDTTGGSRTPVRDSQNRSKCGEDKRKTSPYFSRKHASDGLSPPRRKTFKKWTPPRSPYNLVQETLFHDPWKLLVATIFLNKTSGKMAIPVLWQFFERYPSADVTREADWKPLSELMKPLGLYELRAKTLVRFSDEYLTKQWRYPIELYGIGKYGNDSYRIFCVDEWREVKPEDHMLNKYHDWLWENHERLGI, from the exons ATGGACGTCTACATTACAAG TCCCCAAGGGCAGAGGTTCCGGTCAAAGCCATCCCTGCATGCTTTCCTCATAAAAGATGGAGAAGGGGACCTAGATATAGACCTCTTTGATTTCACTGCATCCAAGGACGATGCTGTCATCGCTTCGCAATTACTGCCCTCTCGAGTGAAACAGAAGAGAAGAGATAAAATACATGCAGGTGGAGAGCAGGAGACAAAAGAAGATGCAACACAAATACTGGATCCACCTCCTTATAAATCTAAAAGAGCCTCTTCCTACctcaaaagtaaaactaaagACGGAAAAGTAAGAAGTGCAAGTGTGAAGAGCTGCATAGAAGCAGCCCCTTTAACCAAAGAGGAAGATGTCAAACTGCAGAAGAGCCCTCAGAGGTCGGGTCAGCTGAGAGACAAGCTACTCCGACTGGCTCCCAGTAACCAACACACTGTCATTGTTAACAAGGGCGAAGAAGCAGACTCAAGGCCTTCTGCCCCGACACTCAATGTTGAACCTGCCACTGAGAGTGAGAATGAGGGTGAGGATGAACGAAGCAGTGATGAGCTACAGATTCGCAGCAAAGGTGCCAACAAATCTAATTCTGAACTAGAGGCAGAtgctgaagatgaagaagaggaggtgttGTTACCTGACACCACTGGTGGGAGCCGCACACCAGTGAGAGATTCCCAGAATA GGTCCAAGTGCGGGGAAGACAAACGCAAAACAAGCCCTTATTTTAGCAGGAAACACGCCAGTGATG GCCTTAGCCCCCCCAGGAGGAAGACCTTCAAGAAGTGGACACCGCCCCGCTCACCCTACAACCTTGTACAGGAAACACTTTTCCACGACCCCTGGAAGCTTCTGGTGGCCACCATTTTTCTGAATAAGACGAGTG GCAAGATGGCCATTCCAGTACTGTGGCAGTTCTTTGAGCGTTACCCGTCGGCAGATGTGACCCGGGAGGCCGACTGGAAGCCCCTGTCTGAACTTATGAAGCCACTAGGCCTGTATGAGCTCAGAGCAAAAACACTTGTACGCTTCTCAG ATGAATATCTCACTAAACAGTGGCGTTATCCCATTGAGTTGTATGGTATTGGGAAGTACGGCAACGACTCCTATAGGATCTTCTGTGTGGACGAGTGGAGGGAG GTAAAACCTGAAGATCACATGCTAAACAAATACCATGACTGGCTATGGGAGAACCATGAAAGACTTGGAATCTGA
- the LOC134864500 gene encoding uncharacterized protein LOC134864500 isoform X2 — protein sequence MRLPISIASTPVWIPQNTHPVRQSRCLVVTQTTFPCISDSARLWASTQSIPRLNPLHPPSVHKRIVSLETPAVHHHNHQRTLIMQRREHQRYHQVWRKPFYGSSGERDEYRKEMLEHLKRQMEEKCISLKLQLASKVKEAEYVREVDRLALSSERELRIQHSKAMTAYRDENKRLMEQSWRDRALTRSQENLKERELLCLNPINWSGTLK from the exons ATGAGACTAC CTATCTCTATAGCTTCCACCCCCGTGTGGATTcctcaaaacacacatcctgtACGGCAGAGTCGCTGCCTGGTGGTCACCCAAACTACATTTCCCTGCATCTCAGACTCTGCCCGGCTGTGGGCAAGTACTCAG AGTATCCCTAGACTGAATCCTCTACATCCACCTTCGGTTCATAAACGCATTGTCAGTCTTGAGACACCAGCTGTTCACCACCACAACCACCAGAGGACACTGATAATGCAGAGGAGAGAGCACCAGAG GTATCACCAAGTGTGGAGAAAACCTTTTTATGGATCCAGCGGTGAGAGAGATGAGTACAG GAAGGAGATGTTAGAGCATTTAAAGAGGCAGATGGAGGAGAAATGCATTTCACTGAAGCTGCAGCTGGCCAGTAAAGTGAAGGAAGCCGAGTATGTACGGGAAGTGGACCGCCTAGCACTGTCCAGTGAAAGAGAGCTAAGGATCCAGCACAGCAAAGCAATGACAGCCTACAGAGATGAGAACAAGAGG ctaaTGGAGCAGAGCTGGAGGGACAGAGCACTCACACGCTCCCAGGAGAACctgaaggagagagagctgctCTGCCTCAACCCCATTAACTGGAGTGGAACATTGAAATAG
- the mbd4 gene encoding methyl-CpG-binding domain protein 4 isoform X1, producing MSWTSDSATPESNTLSTGFNNDSNKPNMTHTDGAFHQETVGDINNLSHIDKDDSCHTSTLPPGWIREVRQRKAGKTAGRMDVYITSPQGQRFRSKPSLHAFLIKDGEGDLDIDLFDFTASKDDAVIASQLLPSRVKQKRRDKIHAGGEQETKEDATQILDPPPYKSKRASSYLKSKTKDGKVRSASVKSCIEAAPLTKEEDVKLQKSPQRSGQLRDKLLRLAPSNQHTVIVNKGEEADSRPSAPTLNVEPATESENEGEDERSSDELQIRSKGANKSNSELEADAEDEEEEVLLPDTTGGSRTPVRDSQNRSKCGEDKRKTSPYFSRKHASDGLSPPRRKTFKKWTPPRSPYNLVQETLFHDPWKLLVATIFLNKTSGKMAIPVLWQFFERYPSADVTREADWKPLSELMKPLGLYELRAKTLVRFSDEYLTKQWRYPIELYGIGKYGNDSYRIFCVDEWREVKPEDHMLNKYHDWLWENHERLGI from the exons ATGAGCTGGACAAGCGACTCTGCAACTCCAGAATCCAACACTCTCTCAACCGGATTCAATAACGACAGTAACAAACCTAACATGACGCATACTGACGGTGCTTTCCATCAGGAAACCGTTGGAGACATAAACAACCTAAGTCACATTGACAAGGATGACTCATGCCACACTTCCACATTGCCCCCTGGCTGGATCAGAGAGGTTAGGCAGCGTAAAGCAGGCAAGACGGCAGGCAGAATGGACGTCTACATTACAAG TCCCCAAGGGCAGAGGTTCCGGTCAAAGCCATCCCTGCATGCTTTCCTCATAAAAGATGGAGAAGGGGACCTAGATATAGACCTCTTTGATTTCACTGCATCCAAGGACGATGCTGTCATCGCTTCGCAATTACTGCCCTCTCGAGTGAAACAGAAGAGAAGAGATAAAATACATGCAGGTGGAGAGCAGGAGACAAAAGAAGATGCAACACAAATACTGGATCCACCTCCTTATAAATCTAAAAGAGCCTCTTCCTACctcaaaagtaaaactaaagACGGAAAAGTAAGAAGTGCAAGTGTGAAGAGCTGCATAGAAGCAGCCCCTTTAACCAAAGAGGAAGATGTCAAACTGCAGAAGAGCCCTCAGAGGTCGGGTCAGCTGAGAGACAAGCTACTCCGACTGGCTCCCAGTAACCAACACACTGTCATTGTTAACAAGGGCGAAGAAGCAGACTCAAGGCCTTCTGCCCCGACACTCAATGTTGAACCTGCCACTGAGAGTGAGAATGAGGGTGAGGATGAACGAAGCAGTGATGAGCTACAGATTCGCAGCAAAGGTGCCAACAAATCTAATTCTGAACTAGAGGCAGAtgctgaagatgaagaagaggaggtgttGTTACCTGACACCACTGGTGGGAGCCGCACACCAGTGAGAGATTCCCAGAATA GGTCCAAGTGCGGGGAAGACAAACGCAAAACAAGCCCTTATTTTAGCAGGAAACACGCCAGTGATG GCCTTAGCCCCCCCAGGAGGAAGACCTTCAAGAAGTGGACACCGCCCCGCTCACCCTACAACCTTGTACAGGAAACACTTTTCCACGACCCCTGGAAGCTTCTGGTGGCCACCATTTTTCTGAATAAGACGAGTG GCAAGATGGCCATTCCAGTACTGTGGCAGTTCTTTGAGCGTTACCCGTCGGCAGATGTGACCCGGGAGGCCGACTGGAAGCCCCTGTCTGAACTTATGAAGCCACTAGGCCTGTATGAGCTCAGAGCAAAAACACTTGTACGCTTCTCAG ATGAATATCTCACTAAACAGTGGCGTTATCCCATTGAGTTGTATGGTATTGGGAAGTACGGCAACGACTCCTATAGGATCTTCTGTGTGGACGAGTGGAGGGAG GTAAAACCTGAAGATCACATGCTAAACAAATACCATGACTGGCTATGGGAGAACCATGAAAGACTTGGAATCTGA
- the LOC134864500 gene encoding uncharacterized protein LOC134864500 isoform X1, producing MRLPAISIASTPVWIPQNTHPVRQSRCLVVTQTTFPCISDSARLWASTQSIPRLNPLHPPSVHKRIVSLETPAVHHHNHQRTLIMQRREHQRYHQVWRKPFYGSSGERDEYRKEMLEHLKRQMEEKCISLKLQLASKVKEAEYVREVDRLALSSERELRIQHSKAMTAYRDENKRLMEQSWRDRALTRSQENLKERELLCLNPINWSGTLK from the exons ATGAGACTAC CAGCTATCTCTATAGCTTCCACCCCCGTGTGGATTcctcaaaacacacatcctgtACGGCAGAGTCGCTGCCTGGTGGTCACCCAAACTACATTTCCCTGCATCTCAGACTCTGCCCGGCTGTGGGCAAGTACTCAG AGTATCCCTAGACTGAATCCTCTACATCCACCTTCGGTTCATAAACGCATTGTCAGTCTTGAGACACCAGCTGTTCACCACCACAACCACCAGAGGACACTGATAATGCAGAGGAGAGAGCACCAGAG GTATCACCAAGTGTGGAGAAAACCTTTTTATGGATCCAGCGGTGAGAGAGATGAGTACAG GAAGGAGATGTTAGAGCATTTAAAGAGGCAGATGGAGGAGAAATGCATTTCACTGAAGCTGCAGCTGGCCAGTAAAGTGAAGGAAGCCGAGTATGTACGGGAAGTGGACCGCCTAGCACTGTCCAGTGAAAGAGAGCTAAGGATCCAGCACAGCAAAGCAATGACAGCCTACAGAGATGAGAACAAGAGG ctaaTGGAGCAGAGCTGGAGGGACAGAGCACTCACACGCTCCCAGGAGAACctgaaggagagagagctgctCTGCCTCAACCCCATTAACTGGAGTGGAACATTGAAATAG